From Novipirellula artificiosorum, the proteins below share one genomic window:
- a CDS encoding polysaccharide deacetylase family protein gives MATSPLLIILHDVAAPFLDDVETIIAMLRPLVDSRFACAVVPHWHAAEPALDPRPLRDAIDISDEWLLHGWTHFRSRRTGLILTRGIAEVFWRSIAMQTIIARSSSRPRCILNYPYTVGWRFNASKRLQSSRHEIVFAGCWPRPGSHRMCFTWPKHRFATTTIIPSPGTC, from the coding sequence ATGGCTACTTCCCCATTGTTGATCATCCTTCACGATGTTGCGGCTCCGTTTCTCGATGACGTTGAAACCATCATTGCGATGCTTCGGCCGCTTGTCGACTCGCGATTTGCTTGTGCGGTTGTCCCCCATTGGCATGCAGCCGAGCCTGCCTTGGATCCGCGGCCCTTGCGAGACGCGATTGACATCAGCGACGAGTGGCTTCTGCACGGGTGGACCCATTTCCGAAGTCGCCGGACTGGTTTGATTTTGACACGCGGCATCGCCGAGGTGTTTTGGCGATCGATCGCCATGCAGACGATTATCGCGCGCTCGTCTTCTCGGCCGCGGTGTATCTTGAATTATCCCTACACCGTCGGTTGGCGTTTCAATGCGTCGAAGCGATTGCAGTCCAGCAGACACGAGATCGTTTTCGCAGGTTGCTGGCCTCGTCCTGGCAGTCACCGAATGTGTTTCACTTGGCCCAAGCACCGCTTCGCTACGACGACTATCATTCCTTCACCAGGGACTTGTTGA